Within Actinomycetota bacterium, the genomic segment GCCCTCGCCCGCCCGGCCGGGTGCGCGTGCACGCGCCGCGCCCGGTCTCACGCTGGGCGACCTGGTGGGCCCGTCCCGCGTACCGGTACCTGCTGGACCCGGACGGCCGCTCCCGAGGCCTGCGCAGAGCCCGCCGGTTCTGATCGCCCATCCGGCCGCGGCCCGCGTGTGGGCCGGTAGGCTGCCACCTTCGTGGAGTCCCTCTCGATCGCCCAGGCCCGGCGGCTCGCACTCGCCGCGCAGGGCTTCGCCGACCCGCCGCCGCCCGGGAGGGTGGACCGCCGGCACCTCCGCCGCGTGTTCGGCCGGGTCGGACTGATCCAGATCGACTCCGTGAACGTGCTGGCTCGGTCGCACTACGTGGCCCCGTTCTCCCGGCTGGGGCCGTACCCACGGGCGACGCTGGACGACATGGCCTACCGGCACCGGGAGCTCTTCGAGTACTGGGGCCACGAGGCGTCGTACATCCCGACGGCCATGTATCCGCTGTTCCGGTGGCACATGCGCCGGGCCTCGATGGGCGAGGCGTGGGGCGGGATGGTTCGCCTGAACCGGGAGCATCCCGGCTACGTTCGGGCCGTGCTGGAGCAGGTTCGCGAGCGGGGCCCTGTTGCGGTCTCCGATCTCGAGGATGCCGGCCATCGGGGGACGACCGGATGGGGATGGAACTGGAAGACGGGGAAGATCGCGCTCGAGTACCTGTTCTGGGCGGGCGAGGTCTCGGTGGCGTCCCGGGTCCGGTTCGAGCGGAGGTACGACCTTCCCGAGCGCGTGATCCCCCCGGAGGCCCTGGACGCTCCCGAGCCGGGCCAGGAGGAAGCGCACCGGCAGCTGCTCGCCGTCGCCGCGCGGTCGCTCGGCGTCGGGACGGCCGCCGACCTGGCGGACTACTTCCGCATCCGGGTCCCCGAGGCCAGGCCCCGGATCCACGAGCTGGTCGAGGAGGGCGTGATCCGGCCGGTCGCGGTCGAGGGGTGGCGTCAGCCCGCGTACCTCCACCAGGACGCGCGCCTTCCGCGGAGGGTCGCCCGGAGCGCCCTCCTGTCGCCGTTCGATTCGCTGGTGTGGTTCCGGGATCGCGTCCACCGCCTCTTCGGGTTCCACTACCGGATCGAGATCTACGTGCCGGCCCACCTGCGCACGCACGGCTACTACGTGCTGCCGTTCCTGCACGACGAGCGGATCCCGGCACGAGTGGACCTCAAGGCCGAGCGCAAGGAGGGGTTCCTCCGCGTGCAATCGGCCCATCTCGAGCCGGGCGAGCCCGCGGAGGAGGTGGCGGAGGCTCTGAGCCGGGAGCTCCGGTCGCTCTCCGGATGGCTCGGGCTCGGACGGAACGTCCGGGTGGTCCGGCGTGGCAACCTGGCCTTGCCGCTCGCCGCCGCGCTCGCCAACGAAGCCTGAGCGGAGACGGACCTTCAGCCGGCCTCGTCGCCGGGATCGCTGCGTGCCGCCTTGACCTGCGAGCGCCGCCGCTTCTCCTCGAGGCGCCTCCGCTCCGAGGCCGCGGTCGGGCGGGTCGGCCTACGGGGGCGGCGGGGCCGAGCCGCCGCGTCCAGCCGTTCGGCCAGGCGCCGCAGTGCTTCCTCGCGGTTCCGCAACTGCGACCGCTCGGCGGCGGCGACGATCCGCAGCGACTCGCCGAACCGCTGCCGCACGCGATCCGCCACCTCCTCCGAGGCCACCAGCGCCGTGAGGTCGAGCACCAGCTCGACGCGGCTGTCCGTGGTGTTCACCCCCTGGCCGCCGGGCCCGGTACCGCGGGAGAAGCGCCACGTCAGGGCGTGGGCAGGAACCACGATGCCGCCGGGCGTGACCACCTCACCGTCCATGCCCCACAGTGTGCCGGTCCGAGGCGGCTGCCGAACGCTGAGACAGGCCCGAACTCTCGTACCCTCGTCAACGTGATCGACGTCCGCGGACTTCACAAGGCGTTCGGCGACCGGGTGCTGTTCCGGGACGCCTCGCTGCGCATCGGCGCGCGGGACCGCGTCGCCCTGGTCGGACCGAACGGCTCGGGCAAGACCACCCTCGTCGAGATGATCGCCGGCATCCAGCAGCCCGACGGGGGGGAGATCACCGTGCCGAAGGATGCGGTGATCGGCTACCTGCCCCAGGAGACCGACGCGCTCCGGGGCAAGACGGCCCTGGCCGAAGTGCTCTCCGCCGGGCAGGCCATGACCGAGGCGGGGCACCGCCTCGACGTCCTCCAGCGCGAGCTCGCCGAGACCACCGACACCGCCGAGCGCGGGCGGCTCCTGACGGAGTTCGGGCACCTCCAGTCCCGCTTCGAGACACTCGGCGGCTACTCCCTTGAGGCCGAGGCCTCCAGGATCTGCGCGGGCCTGGGCTTCCGGGAGCGCGACCTGGGCCGGATGATCGAGGAGCTCTCCGGCGGGTGGATGATGCGGGTGGCGCTGGCCAAGCTCCTGGTGGCGAACCCGGACTGCCTGCTCCTGGACGAGCCGACCAACCACCTCGACCTGGAGTCCGTGGTGTGGCTGGAGGGCTTCCTCGCCGCGTACGAGGGCGCCGTGGTCCTGATCTCTCACGACCGCGACGTGATGAACGGCGTCGCCACCCGCGTCGTGGAGGTGGAGGGCCGGACCCTCACCTCCTACACCGGCAACTTCGAGGCGTTCGTCGAGCAGCGGGAGCTTCGGCGGGAGCAGGCCGAGGCCGCCGCGCGCAACCAGGGCCGCAAGATCGCCCAGACCGAGCGGTTCATCGAGCGGTTCCGGTACAAGAACACCAAGGCCCGGCAGGTGCAGAGCCGGATCAAACAGCTCGAGAAGCTGGAGCGGGTGGAGGTTCCGTCCAGGAAGCGCCGGGCCCTGAAGCTGTGGTTCCCCTCGCCGCCGCGGCCGGGCCGAGTGGTGGTGGAGCTCGCCGGCGTGGACTTCTCCTACGGCGACGTGGAGGTCTACCGGGACCTGAGCGTGGCGATCGAGCGAGGTCAGCGGGTGGCGCTGGTGGGACCGAACGGGGCGGGGAAGTCGACCCTGCTGAAGCTCGTCGCCGGGGCCCTCGACCCGAAGGCGGGCGAACGTCGGCTGGGCGCGAACGCGCTGGTCGGGTACTTCGCCCAGCACCAGATCGAGGCCCTGGATCCCCGGAACCGGGTCCTGGAGGAGCTCGAGCGAGCCATCCCCGCCGGCGCGCAGGTGAACGCCCGGGACCTACTGGGGCGGTTCCTGTTCTCCGGCGATGACGTGAAGAAGCCTGTGGCCGTGCTCTCAGGAGGCGAGCGCACCCGGCTGGCGCTGGCACGGTTGCTGGTCCAGCCCTACAACCTGCTCTGCCTGGACGAGCCGACCAACCACCTCGACATCCCCAGCCGGGACGCCCTGGAGGAAGCGCTCCAGGCCTACGAGGGCGCCCTCGTGCTCATCACCCACGACCGCCACCTCATCCGAACCGTGGCCGACCGCATCCTGGAGGTGGAAGCGGGCCTGGTCACGTCCTACGAAGGCGACTACGAGCTGTACCGGTACCGGAAGGAGCGGGAGGCGAGCCCCGGCGCTGCCGAGCCGACTGCGGGCGTCCGGCCGGCCCCCGGTGTTCGGCCTCCGGTGCCGCTCGACGGGAAGTCCCGACGGCAGGCGACGGCCCTCGAGCGGGCCCGCCTCCAGGAGCATCTGACGGCGGTCCGGCGGGTGGAGCGCGACCTGGACCGCGAGACCGCCGAGTTCCGCCGCCTCGAGGAGCGGCTCGCCGATCCCGGTTTCTACAAGACCGGGGGCGACGACGTGGCGACGGCGGTCCGCCGCCACGGGGAGACCCGAGAACGCATCGCGTCGCTCGAGGAGCGATGGGAGCGCGCGACGGAGGAGCTCTCCGCCCTGGAGGGTTCGGGCTAGGCCGGTGGGGCCCCGCGGGGCCCACCGATGGAAGGAGGAACCGTGGGTCAGCCCATGATCCGTGTGGAGATCGTCGCGGAGGCGGAGGGGATGAAGGTTCGCCTGGCCATCGCGCCGTCCATCCTGACCCAGGTCTACGCGCGGGACGGCCTCGGACTGTTCGACCGGGACTCCGCGAACGTGGCCGTGGAGCTCCATGACCGGCGGGACGGACGCCGCCTCGAACGACAGCCCGTCGTGCTGGAGTTCGCCCCGGGCTCGGAGGACCTGGACGACTACGCCCCCAAGTTTCGCCCCGGGAGCGCGTTCGAGCTGACCTGACGAGCGTCACGTCGAACCACGCTCGAACGGCCACCGGAACCTCTCGGCTTGGTTTGAGCTGGGGATGCCGGCCGTCGTACGCTCCGGCGGGCGGGAGCCGGCCTCGCGACGCGCGGACAGTCGCGGTGTGCATGTTGCGGATGGGTGGGGAGGGACAGATGGGGGACAACTCCGCGCGCATCACTCGGAGGAAGCTGCTCACCGGAACGGGCAAGGTGGCCGCCGCGGGCGTCGTGGCCTCGGCGATCGGCTGGGTCGAGATCGGGAACCCGGCGATGGCCGCGCCCCAGAGCCCACCGGGCGAGGTCGGGACGGGGGCCGGCGGCAAGAACTCCTTCGAGTACGCCGGACAGGTCGACCAGGACGGCGACAACCTCACCTCCTACGGCTTCCTGTCCGCCATCGCCGGGCTCCATGTCTCCCAGCTCTTCACCGGCCACCCCACGACGAGACCACGGCGCGCTTCACGTACTTCGGGACGGCCAAGCTCTTCGCCCGCGTCGAGTTCAACGGGCTCTTCATCATCGACGCCAGTGGCTCGGTCCAGTACTACTTCGACCCGAACGGGGGCGCGAGCTTCTCCGATCCCACCTCGTTCAAGTCCGGGAAGCTGATCGCGGCGGACACCGCCACGTTCCACGACGTCTTGAGCGTCACCGCGCCGAATACGGGATTGCCACACCTCACCGCCGCGCTGCAACGGACGAGGGCGTCGAAGTTCACGTTCCAGGGCACGACGTATCGCTTCGGGCACGTGGGTCTGCTGCAACGCTCCACGGCGACGGGGCTCAGCACCAGGATCGATCCGAAGCCGACGTCGAAGCTCACGCTCGGCGGCGAGGCCGTGGTCAGCGGTCAAGCGTAGGCGCCTGCGCTCACCCGGCCGCGGCGAGTCAGCTCCACGCTCGCGGGTCCGGGGCTGACACCGCGCGGGGAAGCGGTCCTCACCCCAGTACCGGCCAGACGGGCCGAGGGTCACCACGTCGAAGCCAAGGGTTCGGCAGAAGTCGATCATGGGCTGCGAGATCGCCACGACGGCCCAACGGTGGCCTCGGGCGGCCATCGCGGTCCAGATGCTGGCCGAAAGGCCACCGAGGACCCGATGTTCGCCGTCTCGATACTCGGGGGCGACGATCAGCCGTCCGGCGTCCACGACCCGACCGGCGGGTTCGGCGACGATCCCGAACGCCGCCTCGGTCGGCAGCGGCCTCCCCGGCACCGGATAGACCACGCGGGCCGTGGCCGCGAGGCGGGACCCGTCCCACCCCACGATCTGTGCGGCGTGCTCGTCGTCGTACTCGTCCCGCTCGAGGCCGCCCGGCATCTCCTCGGGGCGCCTCCATCCGCGCTCGATCGAGATCCGGCGCCGGCGCCGGAACACCGCGTCGAGCTCGTCGGCCGTTCGCGCGAGGTCGAAGCGAAGGGGCCGGGCACGGTCGAGCAGGAAGCGAGCCAGATCGTCCGCGCTGGCGAGCCACGCGGGGATGGGATCGGCTTCGGTTCCCATAGGCGCAGCGCCGGGGCGCGCGGGCCGCTACGCGCCGGGCGCTCGGTACCGGACTTGCTCGGCCTTGCGCAGGGCATCCATCGTCTCGTCGACGGTCAGGAGGACGGTCGTTTCGAGCGAGCTGAGCGCACCGCCGCCGGTGATGGCCAGCGCAACCGCGGCCATGGACACGTTGTCGGGGGCCTCCCACAGGTTGTAGCCGTCGTGCGTGCCGAAGGCGTACCAGAACCCGTGGAGCTTCCCACCCACAGACTCGATGTAGGACTGAGCGGCCTGACGGCGGTCCTCCGGGTTGCCGATCAGCCTGGCCCAAGTCTCCGGCGTGTAGCTGAACTTCGAGAGATACAGCGGCATCTTTCCTCCTCTCGATCGCCGACCCGCGCGGGTCGCCGTCAGGGGCCGAAGTATGACCCACCCGCCCACCATCGAGCAGGGAGCGAGTTCGCCCGCCCCGGGCACCTAGGATTGTGCGATGAGACTCGGAATCACGCCCCCGGTCGAGATGGCCGGCGTCGCGGCCTCGGTGGAGGTCGGTGCCCTGGCCGAGGCGCTCGGATACACGGACGTGTTCTCGTCGGAGGTCGGCAGCGCGGATGCCTTCTCTCCGCTGGCCGCCCTCGCCGTGAAGACGGCGCATGTGCGGCTGGGGACGGCGCTGGTGCCGGTGTTCACCCGCCCCCCCGCGCTGCTCGCCATGACGGCGGCCAGCATGCAAGCGCTCAGCGGCGGGCGGTTCGTCCTGGGGATCGGGACGTCGACGCGGGACATCGTGGAGAGATGGATGGGCCTCGGCTTCGAGCGCCCGGTGGAACGGGTCCGCGACTACGTCGACGCCCTGCGCCGGATCCTCTCCGGCGACAAGGTGTCGTTCGAGGGCCGAACGGTACGGATCCACGGGTTCCGGCGGCAGACGGAGCCCGCCCCGACGATCCCCATCCACGTGGGTGCGCTCGGCCCTCGGATGTGCCGGCTGGCCGGTTCGGTCGCCGATGGGGTCCAGTTCGCCCTGATGTCTCCCGAGGGAGTCCGAAACGCGCTCGGTGAGGTTCGCGCCGGCCTGCGGCAGGCCGGGCGCGACCCGGCCGATTTCGACGTCGTCCTGCGAATCCCGATCGCGGTGGACGAGCCGCCCGAGCCGGTCCGTTTCCTGGCTCGGAGGTTGCTCACCGGGTACGCGATCGTGCCGACCTACACCGCGACGCTGGCTCGCCAGGGCTTCGGCGAACCCGCGGCGGCCGTCGTCGAGGCCTGGCAGGCGGGGGACCGAGCGCGGGCGGTCTCGCTGTTCCCGGAGGCCATGGTCGACGCCTTCTTCGTGCACGGGACCGCGGACGAATGCAGCGCGAGGCTGGAGGCGTACGGGGAGGCGGGCGTCCGGACCGCCATCCTCATGCACCTTTCGGTGGCGCCGACCCCCGAAGAGCGCGCCGAGCGCATCGCCGCCCAGCTGAGAGCGCTCGCTCCGTCCGCCTCGGCCTGACGGCGCCGACGACATGGGGCGTTTGCGAATGTGGGCTCCACCCGCTCAGACTCGTGGCCCAAACCCCATCCGGGACAGGAGGGACGGACCATGAGCGAGCAGCCACCGGGCGGCGGCCCGGGACGACACCAAGCGGTCGAGATCCTCTCGAAGATCGTGTCGGCCACCGACCGGTTGAAGAAAGCTCGAGAGCCCGGCGGCCAGCCGTCCGACATGGAGCAGGCACAGCAGGCTCGCCGTGAGGCGATGCAGGAGGCCAGGGAGTTCCTCCGGAAGCACGGCGTCCAGACCACCTAGGAACCCGGGAGTCCATCCCCAGACGCGGCCGCCGTGCCTTCGAGCTACCGCACGGTCACCGGCGTCGTGTACAGGTCCAGCTGGTGCAGCGTCCCGTCCGGGTTGTCGCCGGTGCTGTTCGAGTTGTCCGACCACGCCGGGTAGAAGGTGTGGGACTGGAAGGCCGCATGCGTGTAGTCCCCGTAGTCGAAGAAGCTCCCCGCGTCGTTGGCGTTGGACGTCCCCTGGCTCGCCTGGAAGTTGGGAGCGAAGGTCGCGCCGCCGTCCCTCGAGTCGGTGGCCCAGATCTGGACGTCGTCGTTGGGCACCCCGTCGGTGTCGCCACGGCCTCCCGCACCGAGGTCGTTCCGGGCGTCGTACCAGGACACGCCCAGATAGCCGGTCACCTGGTCGAGCGCGATGGCCGGGTTGAACTGGCTGTTGGTGGTGTTGTCGTCGTTCAGCCTCACCGCCGGGCTCCAGTTCGTCCCATTGTCGTCGGAGTACTGGAACATGATGTCCATGTCGTTGGTCTCGTTCCCGTTCTCCGCGGTCCAGATCGCGTAGACCCGGCCGGCGTGCAGGCCGCCGCTCCGGTCCCAGGCCAGGTTGGCCTCGGCGTCGACGGAACGGTTCGGCTGGGCCGGGATGTAATCGAACCCTCCCACGTAGCTCCGCGCCAGCAGCAGCGGGCTGTTGAAGCCCGCCGGCCCCAGCCCGTCGGGGTCGAGCGCCGTGTAGATGTGCGTCCCGCCCTGGCCGCCCGTCTGGTCCTGATACGTCACCAGGACCTGGCCCCCCGGCCCCACCGCGGTGTCCCCGTAGTCCCCCACCCCCGCGTTCGTGGGGACGCTCTGCGGAGCGGTGAAGGTCCCG encodes:
- a CDS encoding GYD domain-containing protein; its protein translation is MPLYLSKFSYTPETWARLIGNPEDRRQAAQSYIESVGGKLHGFWYAFGTHDGYNLWEAPDNVSMAAVALAITGGGALSSLETTVLLTVDETMDALRKAEQVRYRAPGA
- a CDS encoding glycoside hydrolase, whose amino-acid sequence is MRARLSWMITGSVVALLAAAVVMPLAVPAAAAALAANIDTSTMHGNEAEDAIAVNPTNPKNIVTMATLPDVVSGLFEGVSFDGGKTWTRRVIGANEEFADICCDQQLAWDHFGNLWMTYLDLNSGDVFVALSTDGGLTFRKVADIVPTTPPGSAAINDAQARRLNSPRAPGASADQPSISAGPGSVWVSYTSFPSVVVQAFGASVAGLGQFGTFTAPQSVPTNAGVGDYGDTAVGPGGQVLVTYQDQTGGQGGTHIYTALDPDGLGPAGFNSPLLLARSYVGGFDYIPAQPNRSVDAEANLAWDRSGGLHAGRVYAIWTAENGNETNDMDIMFQYSDDNGTNWSPAVRLNDDNTTNSQFNPAIALDQVTGYLGVSWYDARNDLGAGGRGDTDGVPNDDVQIWATDSRDGGATFAPNFQASQGTSNANDAGSFFDYGDYTHAAFQSHTFYPAWSDNSNSTGDNPDGTLHQLDLYTTPVTVR
- a CDS encoding winged helix DNA-binding domain-containing protein; amino-acid sequence: MESLSIAQARRLALAAQGFADPPPPGRVDRRHLRRVFGRVGLIQIDSVNVLARSHYVAPFSRLGPYPRATLDDMAYRHRELFEYWGHEASYIPTAMYPLFRWHMRRASMGEAWGGMVRLNREHPGYVRAVLEQVRERGPVAVSDLEDAGHRGTTGWGWNWKTGKIALEYLFWAGEVSVASRVRFERRYDLPERVIPPEALDAPEPGQEEAHRQLLAVAARSLGVGTAADLADYFRIRVPEARPRIHELVEEGVIRPVAVEGWRQPAYLHQDARLPRRVARSALLSPFDSLVWFRDRVHRLFGFHYRIEIYVPAHLRTHGYYVLPFLHDERIPARVDLKAERKEGFLRVQSAHLEPGEPAEEVAEALSRELRSLSGWLGLGRNVRVVRRGNLALPLAAALANEA
- the arfB gene encoding aminoacyl-tRNA hydrolase, producing the protein MDGEVVTPGGIVVPAHALTWRFSRGTGPGGQGVNTTDSRVELVLDLTALVASEEVADRVRQRFGESLRIVAAAERSQLRNREEALRRLAERLDAAARPRRPRRPTRPTAASERRRLEEKRRRSQVKAARSDPGDEAG
- a CDS encoding ATP-binding cassette domain-containing protein; this translates as MIDVRGLHKAFGDRVLFRDASLRIGARDRVALVGPNGSGKTTLVEMIAGIQQPDGGEITVPKDAVIGYLPQETDALRGKTALAEVLSAGQAMTEAGHRLDVLQRELAETTDTAERGRLLTEFGHLQSRFETLGGYSLEAEASRICAGLGFRERDLGRMIEELSGGWMMRVALAKLLVANPDCLLLDEPTNHLDLESVVWLEGFLAAYEGAVVLISHDRDVMNGVATRVVEVEGRTLTSYTGNFEAFVEQRELRREQAEAAARNQGRKIAQTERFIERFRYKNTKARQVQSRIKQLEKLERVEVPSRKRRALKLWFPSPPRPGRVVVELAGVDFSYGDVEVYRDLSVAIERGQRVALVGPNGAGKSTLLKLVAGALDPKAGERRLGANALVGYFAQHQIEALDPRNRVLEELERAIPAGAQVNARDLLGRFLFSGDDVKKPVAVLSGGERTRLALARLLVQPYNLLCLDEPTNHLDIPSRDALEEALQAYEGALVLITHDRHLIRTVADRILEVEAGLVTSYEGDYELYRYRKEREASPGAAEPTAGVRPAPGVRPPVPLDGKSRRQATALERARLQEHLTAVRRVERDLDRETAEFRRLEERLADPGFYKTGGDDVATAVRRHGETRERIASLEERWERATEELSALEGSG
- a CDS encoding LLM class flavin-dependent oxidoreductase → MRLGITPPVEMAGVAASVEVGALAEALGYTDVFSSEVGSADAFSPLAALAVKTAHVRLGTALVPVFTRPPALLAMTAASMQALSGGRFVLGIGTSTRDIVERWMGLGFERPVERVRDYVDALRRILSGDKVSFEGRTVRIHGFRRQTEPAPTIPIHVGALGPRMCRLAGSVADGVQFALMSPEGVRNALGEVRAGLRQAGRDPADFDVVLRIPIAVDEPPEPVRFLARRLLTGYAIVPTYTATLARQGFGEPAAAVVEAWQAGDRARAVSLFPEAMVDAFFVHGTADECSARLEAYGEAGVRTAILMHLSVAPTPEERAERIAAQLRALAPSASA